Within the Fischerella sp. PCC 9605 genome, the region TTACTAGAAGGAACGCTCAAAAAACCAGGAGTTTGGCCTGTTGAAGAAGCATTGCCAACAGATTTATTTGCACAAGCAATGCAAAGCCGAAGAATAATAATTCAACAAGGTTGGATAAATTAACAAATCCTATATAGTTTGTTTGTCAAAAACTTTTTTTCCATTCAGAAATCTCACGTAGCATCATGAGGGGCTAATACACATCATCTACGAGCAAGCAAGCAAACCGTGCTGAAAAATAGTCAGTTGATGAATTAGGGTGAGTCTTGGCAAGAACGCGCTGGCAATACCTGGATCAAGCGGTGGTAATTTGCCAAATACTCCTCTAAAACCTCAAATTGAGGTAAATTCAAGCTGTAATAAATCCAACGTCCTTCTTGACGGGAGATAACTAAATCAGCTTCCTTAAGGGTTTTTAGATGAAAAGAAAGTTTCGACTGACTTACCTCCAAGATCTCACACAAATCACATACGCACAGTTCGCGTTCTCGTAACAATTCTAAGACTTTAATCCGCAATGGTTCAGAAAGAGCATGAAATCCAGAAACAATTGCATTTGGAACGGTTGAGGGGGTTTGCATCAATTCCAAACAGTAAATGTACGTCTTCTCTATTGTGAACTAGAGACAACTGCATCTGCTTGATATTGGATACCAGCTTGTTTAAATCTGTGCAAGACTTCGCCAAAGCGATCGCACTCTGCAATCAAACTGATGCGTACATAGCCTTCACCACCAACACCAAAGGCATTACCAGGAGTGACGACTACACCAGTTTGCTGCAATACCCACAAAGCAAAATCCGTCGAACTCATACCCACAGAACAAGGAACCCACAAATACATTGTCGCCTTAGTTTTAGGGATATTCCAACCCAACTCAGCTAACCCTTGAATCAGAAAATCGCGACGGGTGCGATAGCGATTTTGGACTTCCTGCAAATAAGAATCAGGTAATTGTAAAGCTGTTTCGGCGGCTGCTTGCAAGGCTGCAAAAATACCGTAATCCAGGTTAGTTTTCAGCGTCCGCAAACCTTGAATCACATGGCGGTTGCCAACCACAAACCCGACGCGCCAACCTGCCATATTATAAGTTTTAGACATAGTGTGAAACTCCACGCCAATATCTTTCGCGCCAGGAATTTCTAATAAACTGGTTGGTTGATAGCCATCAAAAGCTAACTCGGCATAACACAAATCGTGTACGAGGAGAATTTCGTATTTGCGGGCAAAGGCAACGATTTCTTCAAAAAATTCCCGGGGTGCTGTGGCAGCAGTCGGGTTGCTAGGATAATTAAAATAAAGAATTTTTGCTTTTTCGGCGACAGCGTCAGGAATTGCTGCCAAATCAATTAACCAGTTGTTTTCTGGTTTGAGAATCAAGCTATAGACATTTCCTCCGGCAATTACCGGGCCGCGAAAATGAACTGGATAAGAGGGGGAAGGTACCAATACCACATCCCCAGGATTGATGTATGCTAGTGCCAGATGCCCCAATCCTTCCTTGGAACCTAGTAGCGGTAAGGCTTCGCTATCTGGATCTAAAACTACTCCATAGCGGCGATGATACCAACTAGTAATAGCACGGCGGAAACTAGCAGTACCCTCAAAGGGAGGATAGCCGTGATTGGCAGGATTTTGCAAAGCTTTGATAGCAGCTTCAATAACTGGCTGCGGTGTCGTGCCATCTGGGTTGCCCATGCCCAAATCAATTAAATCCAGTCCTTGTTCCCGCGCCCTATTTTTGAGTTCATCCAAACGAGCAAATGGATAGGCTGGTAATTTTTGTATGCGTTCAGCTGGGGCGATCCAATCCAAGTTCATCGGAAAAATTATAAATTATGAATTATGAAATGAGTAAGATTATGAACTATGAGATGTTGATGAATAATGAAGTATAAAATGTAAATCACGTTTATACTTTTTTCCATCATTCAGCATTCATAATTCATTAGTTATCTGCTTCTGTGCAATTCGATAATCTCTCCTCCTTAACAGTTGGCGTCAATCCCAACTGGGTGCGATTTCCTTCTACAGGTGCAGTGGTAGAAACCATCGCTGCCATCAATTGTTCTAGCGCAACTTTAAACGGCAATCTGTGAATGTCAGAATTAGGAGCTAAGGCAATTTCCGCAGCAGTTTGCAACTCACTCAAGGTAATATTACCCAATCCTAAATCGCTCAATTTTTGCGGCAGTCCAATTTCGGTGTAGAACTTCAGTAACTGTTGACGTGCAGATGCTGCTAGCTGATTACCTTGAATCATTTCTTCTAAACGCAGTTGCACCAAAATCCCATAGGCGACTTTTTCGCCATGAATACTGCCATGTCTACAAATGTGCGTTAAACCATTATGTACGGCATGAGCAGCAACGGTGCGACACTGAGCACCACCTATACCGCCAATTACTCCAGCCAATAAAACGGTAGCGTCTACAACTTGTTGCCAAACTTCACTACCCGTTTCTTTGAGGGCGGCAGCAGATTTTTGCAAGAGAATATCCCGCAATACTCGCGCTTGTTGTACGGCAGCAACAATCAAGGTTTGTTCTGAGTGTCCGCTGCTTACCGAAGCTTCGTACCATTTGGCGATCGCATCTCCGATTCCCGCTACCAGAGTGCGCGACGGTGCAGTTTGAATCAAATCGTAATCAAGTATCAATAGATCGGGACAGCGATCTAGCGCCACATCATATAAAAATGCCCCCTCATCAGAGTACACATTTGAGAGAGCAGTCCAAGCCGCACAGGTTGCTGCCGAGGTTGGAATTGTTACTACTGGTAATTGCAACTGGTACGCAAGTAATTTTGCTGTATCCAGTGCTTTACCACCACCTACACCAATAATTACATCAGCTTTATGTTCCTTAGCAGCCTCACGTAAAACTTTTAGGCTTGCTTCACTACAATCAGGTGCGTAAGAAGCTTGGGCAAATTGTAAATGCTGCTGTTCTAAAACTGGTTGTAGGCGGGGTTGGATGACTTTGAAAGAGCGATCGCCTCCCACAATCAAAGGACGATTGCCCAAATGAGCGATCGCATCTGATACTTGTGTCAAGATTTGGGAGCCACGGATCACTTTTGCTGGCGCTACCACCAGAGGAAGTAACAAATTAGGAGTTTGAGTAGACAACTGTCCTGTAAATTGATTAATCATATAACTAATTAATTAACAATAGCATTTCACAAAATTTTTTAATATCGGGGAAGTAAAACTAAGTTTGCAACACAAAAAAGTACTAAATTTCAAACCTAGGACTCTTACACTTGCTTAGTTTTCCCAGTGTTTTAATAGCTAGATTAATATCTTAACCAAAAATCAATTAGTAATGTATTTTAAAACACAAAAAGATTATACCTTTTTCAGGAGATTGAGGATAGGTGGAAGTACCCCGCTTGGGTGATGCAAGATCGGTGTTAAAAAACTACACTATACTAAACGCCGCTCCCAAGGGGTAGGAACATGCAATCGGCAAGCGATCACAGCAACACAGTGCCAGAAATGGTGCAGACAGATTTAAACAAGCCAGAACTACGGCTTGGTTCCAGTGGTGAGGCGGTGGAGGAGTTACAACAGCTTTTAACCAAAAGAGGTGTTTATACTGGAAAAATTGATGGCATATTTGAAAAGCTGACGCAAGAGTGTGTAAAAAGATACCAGCGTCGAGTTTTTCTGCCCGATGATGGCATTGTTGGATACAAGACATGGCTAAGCCTATACACAGGTAGACCAGTGGATCTACCAGAGTTGAAAAAAGGTAGCAGCGGAGAATTAGTAATGAAGGTGCAGCGTGTCCTGAAATCAACACAAGATTACATAGGATACGTTGATGGTGAATTCGGACCGATTACAGAAGCCGCTGTACAAACTTGGCAAGTCCGTAACAACCTACCGGATACTGGCATTATTGATGAAATTACTTGGCACGCCCTGAGTAAAATTCGGCAGTAGGCGGAGTGGGGGAGTAATTTTGAATTTTGAATTGTTCATTTCCCCCCCTCTCCCCCTCTTCTTCTTAGGCGTTGGGTTTTGGTAGTTGGGCAAATCTATCGTGGTAAATTTCAATTGCCATTTGCGGATCTTCACGATTAACAAGCGATCGCTTCACCTGACCCAAGTAAAATGGCACAGAAATCCCTGGTTCTGGATGGAGAATAGTACGAGCACGAATGGTCAACTGGTTTTGTCCTGGTTTACCCATACGACCATAAGAATATAAGTCACTTGCTGCTTGGCGCAAAGTTGCTTCTAATTCTGTAGGAGTAATCTCAGGAGAGATTGCAATCACTGTTTGTGTAGCCCCATT harbors:
- a CDS encoding iron-containing alcohol dehydrogenase family protein, producing MINQFTGQLSTQTPNLLLPLVVAPAKVIRGSQILTQVSDAIAHLGNRPLIVGGDRSFKVIQPRLQPVLEQQHLQFAQASYAPDCSEASLKVLREAAKEHKADVIIGVGGGKALDTAKLLAYQLQLPVVTIPTSAATCAAWTALSNVYSDEGAFLYDVALDRCPDLLILDYDLIQTAPSRTLVAGIGDAIAKWYEASVSSGHSEQTLIVAAVQQARVLRDILLQKSAAALKETGSEVWQQVVDATVLLAGVIGGIGGAQCRTVAAHAVHNGLTHICRHGSIHGEKVAYGILVQLRLEEMIQGNQLAASARQQLLKFYTEIGLPQKLSDLGLGNITLSELQTAAEIALAPNSDIHRLPFKVALEQLMAAMVSTTAPVEGNRTQLGLTPTVKEERLSNCTEADN
- a CDS encoding aspartate aminotransferase, producing the protein MNLDWIAPAERIQKLPAYPFARLDELKNRAREQGLDLIDLGMGNPDGTTPQPVIEAAIKALQNPANHGYPPFEGTASFRRAITSWYHRRYGVVLDPDSEALPLLGSKEGLGHLALAYINPGDVVLVPSPSYPVHFRGPVIAGGNVYSLILKPENNWLIDLAAIPDAVAEKAKILYFNYPSNPTAATAPREFFEEIVAFARKYEILLVHDLCYAELAFDGYQPTSLLEIPGAKDIGVEFHTMSKTYNMAGWRVGFVVGNRHVIQGLRTLKTNLDYGIFAALQAAAETALQLPDSYLQEVQNRYRTRRDFLIQGLAELGWNIPKTKATMYLWVPCSVGMSSTDFALWVLQQTGVVVTPGNAFGVGGEGYVRISLIAECDRFGEVLHRFKQAGIQYQADAVVSSSQ
- a CDS encoding Ycf51 family protein, which gives rise to MFSQADFIQYAQWSGIATLVFAALTVLGFILKWGLRFRLVGTTGFMLVLTAGLFALSLAPLTRTVIPGAVRYKLVYDNGATQTVIAISPEITPTELEATLRQAASDLYSYGRMGKPGQNQLTIRARTILHPEPGISVPFYLGQVKRSLVNREDPQMAIEIYHDRFAQLPKPNA
- a CDS encoding ArsR/SmtB family transcription factor, with translation MQTPSTVPNAIVSGFHALSEPLRIKVLELLRERELCVCDLCEILEVSQSKLSFHLKTLKEADLVISRQEGRWIYYSLNLPQFEVLEEYLANYHRLIQVLPARSCQDSP
- a CDS encoding peptidoglycan-binding domain-containing protein; amino-acid sequence: MQSASDHSNTVPEMVQTDLNKPELRLGSSGEAVEELQQLLTKRGVYTGKIDGIFEKLTQECVKRYQRRVFLPDDGIVGYKTWLSLYTGRPVDLPELKKGSSGELVMKVQRVLKSTQDYIGYVDGEFGPITEAAVQTWQVRNNLPDTGIIDEITWHALSKIRQ